The following are encoded together in the Streptomyces tsukubensis genome:
- a CDS encoding TlrC/CarA/OleB/SrmB family ABC-F type ribosomal protection protein, which translates to MLTAQLSLQNVTRRYDDHVVLDDVSFSVKPGERAGIVGDNGAGKSTLLRLIAGQDRPDNGELTVIAPGGSGYLAQSLALPSEATVQDAVDMALADLRELEARMHHAEDGLTGLAGAELTAALDAYARVVAQYEARAGYEADARVDIALHGLGLPGLARDRALGTLSGGERSRLALAATLASQPELLLLDEPTNDLDDQAVSWLEAHLRAHRGTVLAVTHDRVFLERATTTILEVGEGKVTRHGDGYRGYLAAKAAERRRRLQEYADWCAELARNQKLAATNVARLEAVPRKLPFAVFGHGGFRARGRGHGAMVRIRNAKERVGRLTDNPVAPPPEPLVFAARMTTADGQTSHAAAELTGIRVGDRLHVPSLRIGGEERLLVTGPNGAGKTTLMRVLAGELQPDEGTVRTRGRVGHLRQEETPWPPGLTIPQAFAHGRGGELDEHIDHLLSLGLFSPADLRLVVSELSYGQRRRIELARLVSEPIDLLLLDEPTNHLSPVLVEELEGALACYRGAVVVVTHDRRMRTRFTGRHVELNAGHVAQSVRHPASSPESC; encoded by the coding sequence ATGCTTACCGCACAGCTATCTCTTCAGAACGTCACCCGCCGCTACGACGACCACGTCGTGCTGGACGACGTGTCCTTCAGCGTCAAGCCGGGCGAGAGGGCCGGCATCGTCGGCGACAACGGAGCCGGAAAATCGACCCTGTTGCGACTGATCGCCGGGCAGGACCGGCCGGACAACGGCGAACTGACGGTGATCGCACCGGGCGGATCGGGCTATCTGGCCCAGTCGTTGGCCCTGCCGTCCGAGGCCACTGTCCAGGACGCGGTGGACATGGCTCTCGCCGACCTGCGGGAACTCGAAGCGCGGATGCACCACGCCGAAGACGGACTCACGGGCTTGGCGGGGGCGGAGCTGACCGCCGCGCTGGACGCCTACGCCCGTGTGGTCGCCCAGTACGAGGCGCGCGCCGGCTACGAGGCCGACGCCCGGGTGGACATCGCCCTGCACGGGCTCGGCCTGCCGGGTCTGGCTCGGGATCGGGCCCTGGGCACGCTGTCGGGCGGTGAGCGATCACGGCTGGCGCTGGCCGCGACCTTGGCGTCCCAGCCCGAGCTGCTGCTGCTGGACGAGCCGACCAACGATCTGGACGACCAGGCGGTGAGCTGGCTGGAGGCACACCTGCGGGCGCATCGCGGCACGGTGCTCGCGGTCACCCATGACCGGGTGTTCCTGGAGCGGGCCACCACCACGATCCTGGAGGTCGGCGAGGGCAAGGTGACACGTCACGGCGACGGCTACCGCGGCTACCTCGCCGCCAAGGCCGCTGAGCGGCGGCGCCGTCTGCAGGAGTACGCGGACTGGTGCGCGGAGCTGGCTCGCAACCAGAAGCTGGCAGCCACGAACGTGGCACGGCTGGAGGCGGTGCCTCGCAAGCTGCCGTTCGCCGTGTTCGGCCACGGCGGCTTCCGTGCCCGTGGCCGTGGACACGGGGCGATGGTCCGTATCCGCAATGCGAAGGAGCGTGTCGGACGGCTGACGGACAATCCTGTCGCTCCGCCGCCCGAACCGCTGGTCTTCGCCGCTCGGATGACCACCGCCGACGGTCAGACGTCGCACGCCGCCGCGGAACTCACCGGTATCCGCGTCGGGGACCGGCTGCACGTGCCTTCGCTGCGGATCGGCGGCGAGGAGCGGCTGTTGGTCACCGGGCCCAACGGGGCCGGCAAGACGACGCTCATGCGGGTGCTGGCGGGTGAGTTGCAGCCCGATGAGGGGACGGTGCGCACGCGGGGAAGGGTCGGGCACTTGAGGCAGGAGGAGACACCGTGGCCGCCCGGCCTGACCATCCCGCAGGCGTTCGCCCACGGCCGCGGAGGCGAACTGGACGAGCACATCGACCATCTGTTGTCCCTCGGCCTGTTCAGCCCTGCCGACCTGCGCCTGGTAGTGAGCGAGCTGTCCTATGGACAGAGGCGCCGGATCGAACTGGCCCGCCTCGTCAGCGAACCCATCGACCTGTTGCTGCTGGACGAGCCCACCAACCACCTTTCCCCCGTCTTGGTCGAAGAACTGGAAGGAGCCCTGGCCTGCTACCGAGGCGCGGTCGTCGTCGTCACCCACGACCGCCGCATGCGAACCCGCTTCACCGGCAGGCACGTGGAACTGAACGCCGGTCACGTCGCACAGTCTGTGCGACATCCCGCGAGTTCCCCTGAGTCCTGCTGA
- a CDS encoding TetR/AcrR family transcriptional regulator — translation MGRPRTNDTAVRERLVACATEMFATRPQGSVTVRALATAAGTSTAAVYTLFQGKDGLIREVRDRAIAGLFEDLTAVSGSESALEDLYALAAAYRHWGLEHRHLYAVLFGGAQSFVPSTRVGDRDPVRPLVAAIDRAVADRILAGDTTRIAVSLWVALHGLVNLELAGSLDGAAAGTAFRSTIDAVLRGWATPAALPGLRGAYPAL, via the coding sequence ATGGGAAGGCCGAGGACGAACGACACCGCCGTCAGAGAACGGCTCGTGGCATGCGCGACCGAGATGTTCGCCACCCGTCCCCAGGGGTCGGTCACAGTCCGCGCGCTGGCCACCGCCGCGGGAACGTCGACCGCGGCGGTGTACACCTTGTTCCAGGGCAAGGACGGGCTGATCCGCGAGGTGCGCGACCGGGCGATCGCCGGCCTGTTCGAGGACCTGACGGCCGTTTCCGGCTCGGAGTCCGCCCTGGAGGATCTGTACGCGTTGGCCGCGGCGTATCGCCATTGGGGGCTCGAACACCGCCACCTGTACGCGGTGTTGTTCGGTGGCGCGCAGTCCTTCGTACCGTCGACCCGGGTCGGCGACCGAGACCCGGTGCGACCGCTTGTCGCGGCGATCGACCGTGCCGTGGCGGACCGGATCCTCGCGGGCGACACCACACGGATCGCCGTCTCGTTGTGGGTCGCCCTGCACGGGCTCGTGAACCTCGAACTCGCCGGCAGTCTCGACGGCGCCGCGGCCGGGACCGCGTTCCGGTCAACGATTGACGCGGTCCTGCGCGGCTGGGCGACTCCCGCCGCATTGCCTGGTCTTCGAGGCGCGTACCCGGCGCTGTGA
- a CDS encoding NADP-dependent oxidoreductase, which yields MTTDAVITREIVMKALQFDRFGSPDVIVLRDVPQPEPGPGQIRIAVRACGLTPADWHVVDGLLADHLPSLPRGLGLEIAGTVDALGEGVTGVRIGDRVFGPATFDGPTAGAAEYALMPAWAHIPEGVTVEQAAALPMAAETAWRALDDLGVQPGELLLVHGAGTTVGEAAVRFALHRGMRVIATAGPTRAAALGEIGARVAAYGEGMAGRVRALSGGRVDRALDAAPTGGRIDRADQPSPAGGSLPTLIGLTGDPDRVLTVSDFAAAAELGVRTTTEIRYEQMDEFARLAGDGILVVPVARTYTLDQVQEAAELSQSRRPGGKLLLVL from the coding sequence GTGACAACAGATGCTGTCATCACCCGGGAGATCGTCATGAAGGCTCTTCAGTTCGACCGGTTCGGGTCCCCGGACGTGATCGTGCTCCGCGACGTCCCACAGCCGGAACCGGGACCCGGTCAGATCCGGATCGCCGTGCGGGCGTGCGGCCTGACACCGGCCGACTGGCACGTCGTCGACGGTCTCCTCGCCGACCATCTGCCGTCGCTGCCGCGCGGGCTCGGATTGGAGATCGCGGGCACGGTCGACGCGCTCGGTGAGGGCGTCACCGGCGTCCGGATCGGCGACCGCGTGTTCGGCCCGGCCACCTTCGACGGTCCGACGGCCGGTGCTGCCGAGTACGCGCTGATGCCGGCCTGGGCACATATCCCCGAAGGCGTCACCGTCGAGCAGGCCGCCGCGTTGCCGATGGCGGCCGAGACGGCGTGGCGCGCGCTCGACGACCTCGGCGTCCAGCCGGGTGAGCTGCTGCTCGTCCACGGCGCGGGTACCACCGTGGGTGAGGCGGCGGTGCGCTTCGCGCTGCACCGGGGTATGCGGGTGATCGCCACCGCCGGGCCGACCCGGGCAGCAGCTCTGGGTGAGATCGGCGCCCGGGTTGCCGCCTACGGCGAGGGCATGGCAGGACGTGTCAGGGCGCTGTCCGGAGGCCGCGTCGATCGTGCCCTCGACGCGGCGCCGACCGGGGGCCGGATCGACCGCGCCGACCAGCCCAGCCCGGCAGGCGGCTCACTACCGACCCTGATCGGGCTGACCGGGGATCCCGACCGTGTCCTCACCGTCTCGGACTTCGCCGCCGCGGCCGAGCTGGGCGTCCGGACCACCACCGAGATCCGCTATGAGCAGATGGACGAGTTCGCCCGGCTCGCCGGCGACGGCATCCTGGTCGTACCGGTCGCCCGCACCTACACGCTCGACCAGGTCCAGGAAGCGGCCGAGCTCAGCCAGTCCCGCCGACCCGGCGGCAAGCTCCTGCTCGTCCTGTGA
- a CDS encoding AAA family ATPase translates to MRIALVGAYGAGKTTLISAATARVGLPAAHGTPMRDPVGSRRPTSLEEATEPELIQLVVRRHAERLLAEAAYPKGFISDGSLLHEWVYATVRLAVGLHPRIGQDVEAGPGTGDLYRTVLDHLGREFLHRALTSYDVFVHLPVEFPLHDDTPPIAEHFRVLSDRLLLDTLHAAGAPVRTVSGPLDDRLAALVALTGA, encoded by the coding sequence GTGAGGATCGCCCTCGTCGGCGCCTACGGAGCCGGCAAAACCACCTTGATCAGCGCCGCCACGGCCCGCGTCGGGCTGCCCGCCGCACACGGCACCCCCATGCGGGACCCCGTGGGCAGCCGACGGCCCACCTCGTTGGAGGAGGCCACCGAGCCCGAGCTGATCCAGCTCGTCGTACGCCGTCACGCCGAGCGGCTGCTGGCCGAGGCCGCGTACCCGAAGGGCTTCATCTCGGACGGCTCTCTCCTGCACGAGTGGGTCTACGCGACGGTCCGGCTCGCGGTCGGCCTCCACCCCCGCATCGGCCAGGACGTGGAGGCCGGGCCGGGCACCGGTGACCTCTACCGCACCGTGCTCGACCACCTGGGCCGCGAGTTCCTGCACCGCGCGCTCACCTCGTACGACGTCTTCGTCCATCTCCCCGTCGAGTTCCCCCTCCACGACGACACACCGCCCATCGCCGAGCACTTCCGCGTCCTCTCCGACCGCCTTCTCCTGGACACGCTCCATGCGGCGGGCGCCCCCGTCCGTACGGTCTCCGGTCCCCTCGACGACCGTCTGGCCGCCCTGGTGGCCCTCACGGGTGCGTGA
- a CDS encoding beta-ketoacyl-ACP synthase III, with product MPQAVLRGLGTHLPSRRITNAELANTFDTSDEWITTRTGIRERYWAPPGQSTGDLATEAGRAALKSAGLGDGAEVGLLIVATTTPDHPCPATAPDVAARLGLGHTAAYDIAAVCSGFVYALEAAANAIVAGRVERALVIGAETYSTILSPNDRTTSVIFGDGAGAVVLGRGTGEEPGRLLGFDLGSDGTGKDLIRIPAGGSRQRSSDVPVADEDHYFTMQGKKVFAHAVRRMSESSLALLGNVGWSTDDVEYLVGHQANLRILRSVAEQIGLGAECAVTNIDKVGNTSAASIPLALADAAAEGKFKTGDRLLLTAFGGGLTWGSAALTWPDIVPV from the coding sequence ATGCCGCAGGCAGTCCTGCGCGGGCTCGGCACACATCTGCCGTCCAGACGCATCACCAATGCCGAACTCGCCAACACTTTCGACACCTCTGACGAGTGGATCACCACCCGTACCGGAATCCGGGAGCGGTACTGGGCCCCGCCCGGCCAGTCCACCGGTGACCTGGCCACCGAGGCGGGCCGCGCGGCCCTGAAGTCCGCCGGCCTCGGCGACGGAGCCGAGGTCGGTCTCCTCATCGTCGCCACCACCACACCCGACCATCCCTGCCCCGCCACCGCGCCCGACGTCGCCGCGCGGCTGGGGCTCGGACACACCGCGGCCTACGACATCGCCGCCGTGTGCTCCGGATTCGTCTACGCCCTCGAAGCCGCCGCCAACGCCATCGTGGCGGGCCGGGTCGAGCGGGCGCTCGTCATCGGGGCCGAGACCTACTCGACCATCCTCAGCCCGAACGACCGCACCACCTCGGTGATCTTCGGCGACGGAGCCGGGGCCGTCGTGCTGGGCCGGGGCACCGGAGAGGAGCCGGGCCGGCTGCTCGGTTTCGACCTGGGCAGCGACGGCACCGGCAAGGACCTCATCCGGATCCCCGCTGGCGGCTCCCGACAGCGCTCCAGCGACGTGCCCGTGGCCGACGAGGACCACTACTTCACCATGCAGGGCAAAAAGGTGTTCGCCCATGCGGTCCGCCGCATGTCGGAGTCCTCGCTCGCCCTGCTGGGGAACGTCGGCTGGAGCACGGACGACGTGGAGTACCTGGTCGGCCACCAGGCCAATCTCCGGATTCTCCGGTCCGTGGCGGAACAGATCGGCCTCGGAGCCGAGTGCGCCGTCACCAACATCGACAAGGTCGGCAACACCTCCGCCGCCTCCATCCCCCTGGCCCTGGCCGACGCGGCGGCGGAGGGGAAGTTCAAGACCGGCGACCGCCTGTTGCTCACGGCCTTCGGCGGCGGCCTGACCTGGGGTTCCGCCGCCCTCACCTGGCCGGACATCGTCCCGGTCTGA
- a CDS encoding alpha/beta fold hydrolase has protein sequence MPPSVIRASRFMGRLLVATSAVVGLVAVFVALIVATDGAGSGSAAWSAVVGIAVLAALWRGRRRSWRGRLAPFLPVLVAAALTLPVCVPTVPTTRHHPPAPAFVTTEHWRLSTGSRVAVYHYPATGNSPRQHDPLVYLNGGPVRGISVHDHRFLRRLAGQGYDVYAYEQAGGGRSDLLPMNQYSITRSVHDLGAFVSRLGKGRADVLGFSSGAVVLTRALADPATAAHLRRAVIAEPGPMDGPTARIAGQKGRPSARDIAPAMTGPRSTHVPRYAVAFGLMRLGLLSPDNGLVGQAEGDNALTAADLGSDTASAYCARDAHRIPVEDTARNFSFSAAASLRIQQTIKDSASLAPRLRRSRTPAMLMVAECSSQLRQWATTILADNPAVQRTQYMPGVGHHMWNGLGDNDRRAAAVITAFLQDKPAPLPDYPTRAGIPAFLRDHR, from the coding sequence GTGCCACCGTCCGTCATACGTGCTTCGCGCTTCATGGGCCGCCTGCTGGTGGCCACCTCCGCAGTAGTGGGGCTGGTCGCCGTCTTCGTGGCGCTGATCGTCGCCACCGACGGCGCGGGATCGGGGTCGGCCGCATGGTCCGCGGTTGTCGGGATCGCGGTTCTCGCGGCCCTGTGGCGAGGCCGCCGCCGCTCCTGGCGGGGACGGCTGGCGCCCTTTCTGCCGGTGCTCGTCGCAGCGGCCCTGACCCTGCCGGTGTGCGTCCCCACCGTCCCCACAACGCGCCACCACCCGCCCGCGCCGGCCTTCGTGACCACCGAGCACTGGCGCCTGTCCACCGGCAGCCGGGTCGCCGTCTACCACTACCCGGCCACCGGCAACAGCCCCAGGCAACACGACCCGCTCGTCTACCTCAACGGCGGCCCGGTGCGCGGCATCTCGGTACACGACCACCGCTTCCTGCGGCGGCTCGCGGGACAGGGCTACGACGTGTACGCCTACGAACAGGCCGGCGGCGGCCGCAGCGACCTGCTGCCCATGAACCAGTACTCGATCACCCGGTCCGTCCATGACCTCGGCGCCTTCGTCAGCAGACTCGGCAAGGGCCGCGCCGACGTACTGGGTTTCTCCTCGGGCGCGGTCGTGCTCACCCGCGCGCTCGCCGACCCGGCCACCGCCGCACACCTGCGCCGGGCGGTCATCGCCGAGCCAGGTCCGATGGACGGCCCCACCGCCCGGATCGCGGGACAGAAGGGCCGGCCGTCGGCCCGCGACATCGCACCGGCCATGACAGGACCGCGCTCCACACACGTCCCGCGGTACGCGGTCGCTTTCGGCCTCATGCGACTCGGACTGCTCAGCCCGGACAACGGGCTGGTCGGACAGGCGGAAGGCGACAACGCCCTCACCGCCGCCGATCTCGGCAGTGACACCGCGTCCGCCTACTGCGCGCGGGACGCGCACCGGATCCCGGTCGAGGACACGGCGCGGAACTTCTCCTTCAGCGCCGCCGCCAGCCTCCGTATCCAGCAAACGATCAAGGACTCCGCTTCCCTCGCTCCTCGGCTGAGGCGCTCTCGGACACCCGCGATGCTGATGGTCGCCGAGTGCTCCTCCCAGCTCCGGCAGTGGGCGACGACCATCCTCGCGGACAACCCCGCCGTCCAGCGCACCCAGTACATGCCAGGCGTCGGCCACCACATGTGGAACGGCCTGGGTGACAACGACCGACGAGCAGCAGCCGTCATCACCGCGTTCCTCCAGGACAAGCCCGCGCCCCTGCCCGACTACCCGACGCGAGCCGGCATCCCGGCCTTCCTCCGCGATCACCGGTAA
- a CDS encoding acyl carrier protein produces MSNSVTSASAASFADVVLALLVDKYEAPAETTSVDTDFESIGFDSLILVEVAVDLSRQYGVEVADDELQEAGTALGVAELLVAKGAAA; encoded by the coding sequence ATGAGCAACTCCGTCACATCTGCCTCCGCAGCCTCCTTCGCCGACGTGGTCCTGGCCCTCCTGGTCGACAAGTACGAGGCCCCCGCCGAAACCACCTCCGTCGACACGGATTTCGAAAGCATCGGCTTCGATTCGCTCATCCTCGTCGAGGTCGCCGTGGACCTCAGCCGCCAGTACGGCGTGGAGGTCGCCGACGACGAGCTCCAGGAGGCCGGTACCGCACTCGGGGTCGCCGAGTTGCTGGTGGCGAAGGGCGCCGCCGCCTGA
- a CDS encoding glycosyltransferase → MTPHPDPHLAGIVVVNERYFPASEQVPAHVGATSFARSVVRCLQRAGLSAGAILYKRDEELNEPWVRLERRSGVLCAVLRFNFDMRDEAVTRAIAEAAQRLLAEQGIDGPSMLYYQTDALLGFHPAEFACCVTHHGPFVTDFIGTFPAVATGWAFGNADKALHLLKYQELGLDKVRSSERMFVLQHSNLQRRHLVSRGVDEGRIRAVRPPIPLLEETELLEGEALRAFVDDAELLVFTAVARLDYFKNVELLVDAGVQARSRGIPLRILVVGDDRDDDATRERLRARVPMEHRADFMAVGRLSKPQLHALFRWVKSRGVFVCPSRYETLGITPLEAALTGVCTLMTNSDNVEARRFFPASHQFIPTREGLADAIEGMHTSLLGIEQLGKELQKSISDEISEENFERDTLSAWGHFSRAVQQLAVRP, encoded by the coding sequence GTGACCCCTCACCCTGATCCGCACCTGGCCGGAATCGTCGTGGTGAACGAGAGGTACTTTCCCGCCAGCGAGCAGGTCCCCGCGCACGTCGGCGCGACATCCTTCGCCCGCTCCGTAGTGCGCTGCCTTCAGCGGGCCGGCCTCTCCGCGGGGGCCATCCTCTACAAGCGTGACGAGGAACTGAACGAGCCCTGGGTGCGACTCGAACGCCGGTCCGGTGTCCTGTGCGCGGTCCTCCGGTTCAACTTCGACATGCGCGACGAGGCGGTGACCCGCGCCATCGCCGAGGCCGCCCAGCGGCTGCTGGCCGAGCAGGGCATCGACGGCCCCTCGATGCTCTATTACCAGACGGACGCGCTATTGGGCTTTCATCCAGCGGAATTCGCCTGCTGTGTGACCCATCACGGGCCGTTCGTCACCGACTTCATCGGAACGTTCCCCGCAGTGGCCACCGGATGGGCCTTCGGCAACGCTGACAAGGCGCTCCACCTGCTGAAGTACCAGGAGCTCGGCCTGGACAAAGTCCGTTCCAGTGAGCGGATGTTCGTGCTCCAGCACTCGAATCTGCAACGCAGGCATCTGGTCAGCAGGGGCGTCGACGAGGGGCGCATCCGCGCGGTGCGTCCACCCATCCCACTGCTGGAGGAGACCGAACTCCTTGAGGGCGAGGCGCTGCGGGCGTTCGTCGACGACGCCGAGCTGCTCGTCTTCACCGCCGTGGCGCGACTGGACTACTTCAAGAACGTCGAACTCCTCGTCGATGCCGGTGTGCAGGCACGCAGCCGTGGCATTCCGCTGCGCATTCTGGTGGTCGGTGACGACCGCGACGACGACGCCACGCGGGAGCGGCTCAGAGCCCGGGTGCCCATGGAACACCGCGCGGACTTCATGGCTGTCGGAAGACTCTCCAAACCACAACTCCACGCACTGTTCCGGTGGGTGAAATCGCGTGGCGTGTTCGTATGCCCCTCACGATACGAGACCCTGGGTATCACCCCATTGGAAGCCGCACTCACCGGCGTATGCACCCTGATGACCAATTCGGACAACGTCGAGGCGCGCAGGTTCTTTCCCGCCTCCCATCAGTTCATTCCCACCAGGGAGGGGCTGGCCGACGCCATCGAGGGGATGCACACCAGTCTTCTGGGAATCGAGCAGTTGGGCAAGGAACTACAGAAGAGCATCTCGGACGAGATATCGGAGGAGAACTTCGAGCGCGACACCCTGAGCGCGTGGGGTCACTTCTCGCGCGCCGTGCAACAGCTCGCCGTCCGTCCGTAG
- a CDS encoding TetR/AcrR family transcriptional regulator, which yields MPRWESDAQGRLERAALELFETQGFERTSVAQIAGAAGLKERSFYRYFPDKREVLFAGNELEAHLVAQVEATDPGLTPIEALLTALRTAEEIFRPREFLLRRVRVIAANPALAERDLIKLADIADALALALERRGVEPGKARFIIDVTLAIHRRATSRWLTSPDASLSQLITQASDELREAVTLSAPTAR from the coding sequence ATGCCGAGATGGGAATCCGACGCACAAGGCCGGCTTGAGCGCGCGGCGCTCGAACTGTTCGAGACGCAGGGGTTCGAGCGCACCTCGGTCGCGCAGATCGCGGGCGCCGCCGGTCTGAAGGAGCGCTCCTTCTACCGTTACTTCCCCGACAAGCGGGAAGTCCTCTTCGCCGGTAACGAACTTGAGGCCCACCTCGTCGCCCAGGTCGAGGCGACCGACCCGGGCCTCACGCCGATCGAGGCGCTGCTGACCGCGCTGAGAACCGCCGAGGAGATCTTTCGCCCGCGCGAGTTCCTGCTGCGCCGCGTCAGAGTGATCGCCGCCAACCCGGCACTGGCCGAGCGCGATCTGATCAAACTCGCCGACATCGCCGACGCGCTGGCGCTGGCGCTGGAGCGCCGCGGCGTCGAGCCCGGCAAGGCACGCTTCATCATCGACGTGACGCTGGCGATCCACCGGCGCGCCACGTCCCGCTGGCTGACCTCCCCGGACGCCTCCCTCTCCCAGCTGATCACCCAGGCCTCCGACGAGTTGCGCGAGGCAGTCACACTGTCGGCTCCGACGGCCCGCTGA
- a CDS encoding HAD family hydrolase: MTFADHRPAAFFDVDDTLTRGTAIFRFLVYWYAARGRPSHEAVHARQRLKAMTMAGVSRAETNRAYFRLLTGASAVEITRLAEAWFLAEVAGGGFFHEPVLEALRAHRRDGYRVVLVSGSFPAVLLPLVEYVGAHHLLCTEPEIDPVSRAYTGRVPDGPHQPMIGDAKSAAVRGLAADHRIDLASSIAYGDHISDAPMLALTDRAVIVGDDPHLRRLAAHHGWYRLPKAPSPLAVPLPEPNPTPPGALL; this comes from the coding sequence ATGACCTTCGCCGATCACCGCCCCGCCGCCTTCTTCGACGTCGACGACACTCTGACCCGCGGCACGGCGATCTTCCGCTTCCTCGTCTACTGGTACGCGGCTCGGGGCCGGCCCTCGCACGAGGCCGTGCACGCCCGTCAGCGCCTGAAAGCCATGACGATGGCAGGCGTCAGCCGTGCGGAGACCAACCGCGCCTACTTCCGGCTGCTGACCGGCGCGTCCGCTGTCGAGATCACGCGACTCGCCGAGGCGTGGTTCCTCGCCGAGGTGGCCGGGGGCGGCTTCTTCCACGAACCCGTCCTGGAAGCGCTGCGCGCCCACCGCCGGGATGGCTACCGAGTCGTCCTGGTCTCCGGCTCGTTCCCCGCTGTGCTGCTGCCCCTCGTCGAGTACGTCGGCGCACATCACCTGCTGTGCACCGAACCCGAGATAGATCCGGTCTCGCGCGCCTACACCGGCAGGGTGCCCGACGGCCCCCACCAGCCGATGATCGGCGACGCCAAGTCGGCGGCCGTACGGGGACTGGCCGCCGACCACCGCATCGACCTGGCCTCCTCCATCGCCTACGGGGATCACATCTCCGACGCGCCGATGCTCGCACTGACCGACCGCGCCGTGATCGTCGGTGACGACCCGCACCTGCGCCGCCTCGCGGCCCACCACGGGTGGTACCGGCTGCCGAAGGCGCCTTCGCCCCTCGCCGTACCCCTGCCCGAACCGAATCCCACCCCACCGGGAGCACTGCTGTGA
- a CDS encoding phytanoyl-CoA dioxygenase family protein has protein sequence MAVNADLTLAEKFEMDGFVSTGPLLSAAEVDTYREIYDRFLSGEIESGDKRSDLGSHVPRREGVEENITQIMWPSALHKPVLDMPLHARALEIAKALIGDDAVFDFDMLIHKGPHTHVPTPWHQDAAYWIDLPDKRAASIWVALDDAVLDNGCMWYVQGSHKHPLRTHYPTSDGKNIQCDCSEDEPGATAVPLPAGEGVAHSGTTLHSSRGNTTDSVRRAYILNFRPAEMLRLERERGYDVGLTENVRLVRNSGANEQTGGGQQ, from the coding sequence ATGGCAGTGAACGCCGACCTTACGCTGGCCGAGAAGTTCGAAATGGATGGGTTTGTCAGTACTGGTCCTCTGCTCTCCGCGGCAGAGGTCGATACGTATCGGGAGATCTACGACCGCTTCCTGAGCGGGGAGATCGAGAGCGGCGACAAGCGCTCCGACCTCGGGTCGCACGTACCGCGCAGGGAGGGCGTGGAGGAGAACATCACCCAGATCATGTGGCCGTCCGCCCTCCACAAGCCGGTGCTCGACATGCCCTTGCACGCTCGGGCCCTGGAGATCGCGAAGGCGCTGATCGGTGACGACGCCGTCTTCGACTTCGACATGCTGATCCACAAGGGCCCCCACACCCATGTCCCGACACCGTGGCACCAGGACGCGGCCTACTGGATCGACCTGCCCGACAAGCGTGCCGCCTCGATCTGGGTGGCGTTGGACGACGCCGTGCTCGACAACGGCTGCATGTGGTACGTCCAGGGCTCCCACAAGCACCCGCTGCGCACGCACTACCCGACCAGCGACGGCAAGAACATCCAGTGCGACTGCTCCGAGGACGAGCCCGGTGCGACCGCGGTCCCGCTGCCCGCGGGTGAGGGCGTCGCCCACTCGGGGACCACGCTGCACTCCTCCCGCGGCAACACCACGGACTCCGTACGCCGTGCCTACATCCTCAACTTCCGCCCCGCCGAGATGCTTCGGCTTGAGCGAGAGCGCGGATACGACGTCGGCCTGACGGAGAACGTGCGGCTGGTGCGCAATTCCGGTGCCAATGAGCAAACCGGCGGTGGCCAGCAGTGA